Proteins encoded together in one Salmo trutta chromosome 3, fSalTru1.1, whole genome shotgun sequence window:
- the bbs12 gene encoding chaperonin-containing T-complex member BBS12, translating into MSILQASQKMGSTIISQRLHVGLQQLTALAAVTHSFLGPNKNHKFIQDESTGESSLVCTCFRVLEHLDLTCSVGQLANETIQAHQKVFHSGAGCLLFMAGVWSRAALECLHKGISIPHIVSAMSEGLDICWEVCRSNSVSIEDIRPVASDSGISVLQGSPHTVLRNPVTGMNSSHGALNNKKQSRIKLTHSRHFCANDKADGNTTPGLFPHAVSSNGVDIPHLAEAVSHGCVDAMSLVVEVSKIQSKNNGSGDSCRTFDVNKLVTCTLPGLSEDHSCVLPGCVVLLSAEQASLVHHMKEQKWQVVLINGDLSEKYRHLGFNNKNDISQVTDKLDLKGLSKEDDWEDNVLTTLLKNNVNLVLVNGEASERLTQHCMRHRILVVERVKPDILKDFAETTGAVPVTYATQLSKHCVGTGVEISIWRDCSGNRRRASMAVNIVADRTALVTVVLTTSVHSKLHTLEDCFWGCAYRLHHTLKDRKLLPGAGKTELLCVQTLQKHIEDNGEQAKQGRAGNTHRADVFQLMADGWMDYISTLMLNSGTCSKVDAWTTINQQLKDLNEGLSLDANFSRLLLRDDTEDGMMSPDMKRSAGKVYDNMTVKLEAWRKALDLVFLVLQTDTEIITGIDPKQVEGQSNVMVL; encoded by the coding sequence ATGTCTATCTTACAGGCGTCACAGAAAATGGGAAGTACAATTATTAGTCAAAGACTTCATGTTGGACTGCAGCAGCTCACAGCTTTGGCGGCTGTCACACATTCCTTTTTGGGCCCCAATAAAAACCACAAGTTCATTCAAGACGAGTCTACCGGGGAGTCCTCCTTGGTGTGCACATGTTTCCGTGTCTTGGAGCACTTAGACCTGACCTGCTCTGTAGGTCAGCTGGCCAATGAGACAATCCAAGCTCACCAGAAGGTATTCCACTCAGGTGCGGGGTGCCTGCTATTTATGGCTGGGGTCTGGAGCAGGGCTGCCCTCGAATGTCTCCACAAAGGCATTTCAATCCCACATATTGTGTCAGCCATGTCTGAAGGGCTGGATATATGTTGGGAAGTCTGCAGGTCAAACAGTGTGTCGATTGAAGACATTCGACCGGTTGCTTCTGATAGTGGCATATCAGTACTCCAGGGCTCTCCACACACAGTGTTACGTAACCCTGTCACAGGGATGAACTCTAGCCATGGGGCCCTCAACAACAAGAAACAAAGCAGAATAAAACTCACTCACAGCAGACATTTTTGTGCAAATGATAAAGCTGATGGGAACACCACACCAGGGTTATTTCCCCATGCAGTGAGTTCTAACGGAGTTGATATTCCTCACCTCGCTGAAGCTGTGAGCCATGGATGTGTGGATGCAATGAGCTTAGTGGTTGAGGTGAGCAAGATACAGTCAAAGAACAATGGAAGTGGTgacagctgtagaacatttgaTGTCAACAAGCTGGTAACGTGCACTCTGCCAGGCTTGTCAGAGGACCATTCATGTGTTTTACCAGGTTGTGTTGTTCTGCTCTCTGCAGAGCAGGCTTCCCTTGTTCATCACATGAAAGAACAGAAGTGGCAAGTTGTTCTCATTAATGGAGATCTCAGTGAAAAATATCGCCATCTTGGTTTCAATAACAAGAATGACATCAGCCAAGTGACCGACAAGTTGGACTTGAAAGGCCTCAGCAAAGAAGATGATTGGGAAGACAATGTTTTAACAactctgttgaaaaacaatgtgAATCTAGTTTTAGTCAATGGAGAGGCAAGTGAAAGACTCACCCAGCACTGCATGAGACACCGTATACTTGTGGTTGAGAGGGTGAAGCCTGACATTTTGAAGGACTTTGCAGAAACAACAGGAGCTGTCCCTGTCACCTATGCCACACAACTGAGTAAGCACTGTGTCGGCACCGGGGTAGAAATCTCCATATGGAGAGACTGCAGTGGCAACAGAAGGAGAGCATCAATGGCTGTGAACATTGTCGCTGATCGCACTGCGCTGGTCACAGTGGTCCTCACCACCTCTGTGCACAGCAAGCTGCACACCTTGGAGGACTGTTTCTGGGGCTGTGCCTATCGCCTACACCACACACTGAAAGACAGGAAACTACTCCCCGGTGCTGGAAAGACTGAATTGCTTTGTGTTCAAACCCTTCAAAAGCACATTGAAGATAATGGTGAACAAGCTAAACAAGGAAGAgcaggaaacacacacagggctgATGTGTTTCAACTCATGGCAGATGGTTGGATGGACTACATTTCCACTCTGATGTTGAACAGTGGAACATGTTCAAAAGTGGATGCTTGGACTACAATCAATCAGCAGCTGAAAGATTTGAATGAGGGATTATCTCTAGATGCTAATTTCTCAAGACTGCTATTGAGAGATGACACCGAGGATGGTATGATGTCCCCAGATATGAAGCGCAGTGCAGGGAAGGTCTATGACAATATGACAGTGAAGTTGGAAGCATGGAGGAAAGCCCTGGATCTTGTTTTCCTTGTGTTACAGACAGACACTGAGATCATTACTGGCATAGATCCTAAACAAGTGGAGGGGCAATCAAATGTTATGGTGCTTTGA
- the LOC115171279 gene encoding caltractin, with product MASGYRKPNTNSNQRKKAGPKPDLTEEQKQEIREAFDLFDTDGSGTIDVKELKVAMRALGFEPKKEEIKKMIANIDKEGSGTIDFNDFLCMMTQKMSEKDSKEEILKAFRLFDDDGTGKISFKNLKRVAKELGENLTDEELQEMIDEADRDGDGEINEQEFLRIMKKTSLY from the exons ATG gcttCAGGCTACCGAAAACCCAACACCAATTCCAACCAGAGGAAAAAGGCAGGTCCTAAACCAGACTTGACAGAGGAACAAAAGCAGGAGATCAGAGAGGCCTTTGACTTGTTTGATACAGATGGCTCAGGAACAATTGACGTGAAGGAACTCAAG GTTGCCATGCGTGCCCTTGGCTTTGAACCAAAGAAAGAAGAGATCAAGAAGATGATAGCAAACATCGACAAGGAGGGCTCTGGGACCATTGATTTTAATGACTTTCTCTGTATGATGACACAGAAAATG agTGAAAAAGACTCAAAAGAAGAAATCCTAAAGGCTTTCCGCTTATTTGATGATGACGGCACAGGAAAAATTTCCTTCAAAAATCTCAAGAGAGTTGCCAAGGAGCTAGGTGAAAACCTGACAGATGAAGAATTGCAG GAAATGATTGACGAAGCAGAccgagatggagatggagagatcaACGAGCAGGAGTTTCTAAGGATAATGAAGAAGACAAGCCTATATTGA